A genomic window from Caldanaerobius fijiensis DSM 17918 includes:
- a CDS encoding branched-chain amino acid ABC transporter permease — MGVFIQQLLNGLFLGSIYSLLALGYTMVYGIINLINFAHGDVYMVGAYVGFVATTVLHLGFVPSLILSMAISAVLGIVIEKVAYKPLRNSSRITLLITAIGVSLLLEYITMYIAGPDTRTFPKVLVNHEYTFWGGQISISNMQIYILVISLALMVLLQFIVQRTKIGKAMRAVSIDKDAAQLMGINVDNTISVTFALGSALAGAAGVLVGLYYNSIDPLMGIMPGLKAFIAAVFGGIGSIPGAMMGGLLLGMIETLVSGYINSNFRDAVAFIILILILLIKPSGLLGKNTVEKV, encoded by the coding sequence ATGGGAGTTTTCATACAGCAGTTGTTAAATGGACTTTTTTTAGGTAGTATATATTCACTTCTGGCATTGGGTTATACGATGGTTTATGGAATTATCAACCTTATAAATTTTGCCCATGGTGATGTATATATGGTGGGTGCCTATGTAGGCTTTGTGGCAACTACGGTTCTTCACCTTGGGTTTGTTCCGTCTCTTATTTTGTCGATGGCCATATCGGCGGTATTGGGTATAGTTATAGAAAAAGTAGCTTATAAGCCGCTCAGGAATTCTTCGAGGATAACACTGCTTATTACGGCTATAGGGGTATCTCTCCTGCTAGAATACATTACTATGTATATTGCAGGGCCTGATACAAGAACATTTCCTAAAGTACTGGTCAATCACGAATATACCTTTTGGGGTGGTCAGATAAGCATAAGTAATATGCAGATATATATACTTGTTATATCTCTCGCGTTGATGGTTCTTCTGCAGTTCATCGTTCAGCGGACAAAAATAGGAAAAGCCATGAGGGCTGTATCCATAGATAAGGATGCTGCACAGTTGATGGGTATAAATGTAGATAACACCATATCGGTTACTTTTGCTTTGGGCTCGGCTCTGGCAGGGGCGGCTGGTGTACTCGTTGGACTTTACTATAATTCCATAGATCCACTAATGGGAATTATGCCAGGTTTGAAGGCGTTTATTGCAGCTGTGTTTGGAGGCATTGGCAGCATTCCTGGTGCTATGATGGGAGGACTTTTATTGGGCATGATAGAGACGCTGGTAAGTGGTTATATAAATTCTAATTTCAGAGATGCGGTGGCGTTTATCATACTCATCCTCATATTGCTTATCAAGCCTTCAGGCCTCCTGGGCAAAAATACGGTGGAGAAGGTGTAA
- a CDS encoding branched-chain amino acid ABC transporter permease: MSKKMRVSILNVVVLVLVYITVQILISAGIINEYIQLNLFLLAINVILAASLNLITGFTGQFSLGHAGFMAIGAYMSAIFTLKLNLPFPLGIIAAAVSAGIIGILVGIPTLRLRGDYLAIATLGLSEIIRIIALNIDYIGGASGLPDIPRYTNWTWIFFTTVATIVIIRNFIDSSYGRACIAIREDEIAAESAGINIAYYKILAFTMGALFAGVAGALYANYFYMLKPNSFGFMKSIDILVMVVFGGMGSITGSILGAAVLTLLSMYLQNFPEIRMILYGLLLLIIMLYRPQGLMGNKELSWKVLRRGDRNAATINTQ; the protein is encoded by the coding sequence ATGAGCAAAAAAATGAGAGTATCAATTTTAAATGTGGTCGTATTGGTGTTGGTATATATTACAGTTCAAATTTTGATATCAGCAGGAATTATTAATGAGTATATTCAATTAAATCTATTTTTACTGGCCATAAATGTCATATTGGCCGCTAGTTTGAACCTTATTACAGGATTTACAGGACAGTTTTCATTAGGACATGCAGGTTTTATGGCTATAGGCGCTTATATGTCGGCAATATTTACCCTAAAACTTAACCTCCCTTTCCCTCTGGGTATAATTGCAGCTGCTGTTTCAGCGGGCATTATAGGGATACTTGTTGGCATTCCTACGCTCAGACTAAGGGGCGATTATCTTGCTATTGCAACACTAGGATTGAGCGAGATAATACGTATTATTGCATTAAATATAGATTACATCGGAGGTGCCAGTGGTCTTCCTGATATACCTAGATATACCAATTGGACATGGATATTCTTCACTACGGTAGCTACAATAGTGATCATACGTAATTTTATCGATTCGTCTTATGGTAGGGCGTGTATTGCTATTAGAGAGGATGAGATTGCTGCAGAATCAGCAGGCATAAACATCGCCTATTATAAAATATTGGCGTTTACCATGGGTGCACTTTTTGCTGGTGTAGCAGGAGCTCTTTACGCCAATTATTTCTACATGTTGAAACCCAATTCCTTTGGCTTTATGAAGTCCATAGATATTCTTGTGATGGTGGTTTTTGGCGGGATGGGCAGTATAACAGGATCTATCCTGGGAGCAGCAGTTCTTACTCTTTTGTCTATGTATCTTCAGAATTTCCCGGAAATACGTATGATACTCTACGGCCTGTTGTTGTTGATTATCATGCTGTACAGGCCTCAGGGCCTCATGGGCAACAAAGAATTATCGTGGAAAGTATTAAGAAGAGGTGATAGGAATGCCGCCACTATTAACACTCAGTGA
- a CDS encoding ABC transporter ATP-binding protein, whose protein sequence is MPPLLTLSDLTKTFGGLSAISNVNIEVHQGEIVGLIGPNGAGKTTLFNLITGVYIPTNGSLTLHGEVEINLAKASPHEIARMGIARTFQNIRLFKNMTVLDNVLLAFHTHVNYSMWEAILHLPSFNKKEAQLKKEALDLLKIFNLDRKRDTLAKNLPYGEQRRLEIARALALKPRLLLLDEPAAGMNPQESAELMELIKWMRKEFNLTILLIEHDMSVVMGICERIYVLDYGSLIAEGSPEQIKNDPRVIKAYLGEV, encoded by the coding sequence ATGCCGCCACTATTAACACTCAGTGATTTAACCAAAACCTTTGGTGGGTTAAGTGCCATTTCCAATGTAAACATAGAGGTTCATCAGGGCGAAATCGTGGGTCTCATCGGGCCTAACGGGGCGGGAAAGACCACCCTTTTTAACTTGATAACAGGTGTTTACATTCCTACTAATGGCTCGCTGACATTACACGGCGAAGTGGAAATAAACCTGGCTAAAGCATCACCTCATGAGATTGCCCGTATGGGGATAGCGAGGACGTTTCAGAATATAAGGCTTTTTAAAAATATGACTGTGTTGGATAACGTGCTTTTAGCCTTTCACACCCATGTGAATTATAGCATGTGGGAAGCCATTCTTCACCTACCTTCTTTTAATAAGAAAGAAGCACAATTAAAGAAAGAAGCCCTGGATTTGCTTAAAATTTTTAATTTAGACAGGAAAAGAGATACCCTCGCTAAAAACCTTCCATACGGTGAGCAACGCCGGTTGGAAATAGCTCGTGCATTAGCATTAAAACCCAGGCTCTTGTTGCTAGATGAACCTGCAGCAGGAATGAATCCGCAGGAATCGGCGGAACTTATGGAACTCATTAAGTGGATGCGCAAAGAATTTAATCTCACAATTCTTCTCATAGAGCACGATATGTCTGTGGTCATGGGAATCTGTGAACGAATATATGTTTTAGATTATGGAAGCCTCATTGCAGAAGGTAGCCCCGAACAGATAAAGAACGATCCCAGGGTTATAAAGGCCTACTTAGGGGAGGTATAA
- a CDS encoding ABC transporter ATP-binding protein, which translates to MLELKDLHVYYGAIHALQGISLKVEEGEIVTLIGANGAGKSTTLNTISGLNRVQNGSIIFNGKDITRMSPPDIVKLGICQVPEGRRIFPNMTVLENLELGAYLRSDKEGIKKDLEDVYRRFPRLLERKGQLAGTLSGGEQQMLAIGRALMSRPRLLLMDEPSMGLAPIIVKDIFNIIKEINQSGTTILLVEQNARMALSIAHRGYVLETGRITLEGPAKELADNPQVQKAYLGG; encoded by the coding sequence ATGCTTGAATTAAAAGATCTGCATGTTTATTATGGTGCTATCCACGCTTTGCAGGGTATTTCACTGAAAGTTGAGGAAGGAGAAATAGTGACCCTTATCGGTGCCAATGGTGCAGGTAAATCTACTACCCTCAATACTATATCCGGGCTAAACAGGGTGCAAAATGGGAGTATAATCTTCAATGGAAAGGACATTACAAGGATGTCTCCTCCTGATATAGTAAAACTGGGTATCTGCCAGGTACCTGAAGGACGGCGTATATTTCCGAATATGACGGTTTTGGAAAATCTGGAGCTGGGAGCTTATTTGAGGTCTGATAAAGAAGGTATAAAAAAAGACCTGGAAGATGTCTATAGGCGTTTTCCGCGCCTTTTAGAAAGGAAAGGACAACTGGCAGGTACTTTGAGCGGCGGCGAGCAGCAGATGCTGGCAATAGGCAGGGCATTGATGTCAAGACCCAGGTTGCTGTTAATGGATGAACCTTCTATGGGTCTTGCGCCGATTATTGTAAAGGATATATTTAATATAATAAAGGAAATAAATCAGAGCGGGACCACTATATTGCTGGTAGAGCAAAATGCCAGGATGGCATTATCCATAGCTCATAGGGGTTATGTTTTAGAAACAGGTCGGATAACATTGGAAGGTCCAGCAAAAGAACTGGCAGACAACCCACAAGTACAGAAGGCTTACCTGGGAGGGTAA
- a CDS encoding SdpI family protein has product MSETKYDVGSEIKKDWWLIAIIIIMWIITFTIYGKLPEKIPTHWNAVGQIDGYGAKSTVFIFPAIITLIYAGMLFTPLVDPRKANYAKFAGAYRIIRGLLVLVFVALYSASTGAALSYNIKIDRVIPLILSIMIIVMGNYMGKLRHNYFVGIKTPWTLADEDVWNKTHRLGGQLWVLAGITGLIGSFIGGTWAFILFIIPLIATSIAATVYSYFIYKNKFKD; this is encoded by the coding sequence ATGAGTGAAACGAAATATGACGTGGGCTCTGAAATCAAAAAAGATTGGTGGTTAATTGCAATCATAATAATTATGTGGATCATTACCTTTACAATCTATGGTAAATTACCTGAAAAAATACCTACTCATTGGAATGCCGTCGGTCAAATAGATGGATACGGAGCTAAAAGCACTGTATTTATCTTTCCCGCGATAATCACCCTGATATATGCAGGCATGCTTTTTACTCCATTAGTCGACCCGAGAAAAGCCAATTATGCAAAATTTGCTGGCGCCTATAGAATCATTCGAGGACTTCTGGTACTTGTTTTCGTCGCCCTATATTCGGCGTCCACAGGCGCTGCGCTGAGCTATAACATCAAAATAGATAGGGTTATACCTTTGATATTATCCATAATGATCATCGTCATGGGAAACTATATGGGCAAGCTTCGCCACAATTATTTTGTCGGCATAAAGACTCCGTGGACATTAGCAGATGAGGATGTCTGGAATAAAACCCATAGGCTTGGCGGACAGTTATGGGTATTAGCGGGAATAACAGGACTTATAGGATCCTTTATCGGTGGCACGTGGGCTTTTATATTGTTTATAATACCATTAATAGCAACGTCTATTGCAGCCACAGTATATTCATATTTTATATACAAAAATAAATTCAAAGACTAA
- a CDS encoding autorepressor SdpR family transcription factor, which yields MSLVFKAITDETRRKILQMLKNGDMTAGEIAERFDITKPSISHHLNVLKQAGLVIDERKGQNIYYSLNTSVLEDILKWAMDMLNIKGEEDQK from the coding sequence ATGAGTCTGGTATTTAAGGCTATAACAGACGAAACCAGAAGAAAAATACTGCAAATGCTTAAAAATGGTGATATGACCGCCGGAGAAATCGCAGAGCGCTTTGATATAACAAAGCCCAGTATTTCCCATCATCTAAATGTATTAAAACAGGCAGGTTTGGTGATAGACGAAAGAAAAGGTCAAAACATATATTACTCTCTGAATACCTCAGTATTAGAGGATATCTTAAAATGGGCTATGGATATGCTCAATATAAAAGGTGAGGAGGATCAAAAATGA
- a CDS encoding pseudouridine synthase — protein sequence MERLDKILSNSGIGTRKEVKALIKQGNVMVNDTVVDDPGVHVDPSVDAIYVNGIKLVYRKYIYLMHNKKMGYITATEDDRERTVLDLLPEEYRHFKVFPVGRLDKDSEGLLLLTNDGDLAHRLLSPNKKVEKKYYVRVAGGLGDNEVEKFRKGIKLDDGYVTLPAELEILKRGDISEAYVTIVEGKFHQVKRMFLALSKKVEYLKRVSMGPLLLDENLKPGHFRELTEEEIFKLKSAVKN from the coding sequence ATGGAAAGGCTTGATAAGATTTTATCCAACAGCGGTATTGGAACGCGAAAAGAAGTAAAGGCGTTAATAAAACAAGGTAATGTGATGGTAAATGATACTGTTGTCGATGATCCAGGAGTGCATGTGGATCCGTCTGTTGACGCGATCTATGTAAATGGAATTAAGCTTGTGTATCGAAAATATATATATTTAATGCACAATAAGAAAATGGGCTACATAACGGCGACGGAAGACGATAGGGAAAGAACGGTTCTTGACTTATTGCCTGAGGAATACAGACACTTTAAAGTTTTCCCGGTGGGCAGGCTTGACAAAGATTCAGAGGGATTGCTTCTTTTGACCAATGATGGGGACCTCGCACACAGGTTGCTATCACCTAATAAAAAAGTAGAGAAAAAGTATTATGTGCGGGTTGCTGGCGGATTGGGAGACAACGAAGTGGAAAAATTCAGAAAGGGTATTAAATTGGATGACGGATATGTTACTTTGCCAGCAGAACTGGAGATATTGAAAAGAGGGGACATATCTGAAGCATACGTTACTATCGTTGAAGGCAAATTCCATCAGGTCAAGAGAATGTTTTTGGCGCTAAGTAAAAAAGTTGAATACCTCAAGAGGGTATCGATGGGACCTCTGCTGCTGGATGAAAACTTAAAGCCAGGGCACTTTAGAGAACTGACAGAAGAAGAGATTTTTAAGTTAAAGTCGGCAGTTAAAAATTAA
- a CDS encoding alpha/beta hydrolase family protein has translation MRDEMRPLYAMEKAYDELKPLYEFNLNHPGEFEGWKSGFRTKLIELLGGFPEKVDLNPEVVEKVHFNGYTREKVLYHTAPYVMASAYVLIPDGIEDRVPAVLALCGHGYGNKDIVGINEDGTDRDMPRPLPAGYHKDFALELVRRGMVVIAPEPMGFGERREEEDIAKGPHATSCRKASFYAMMMGKTLIGMRVWDTIRALDYLQERPEVDPYRIGCMGISGGGMMALFTTAVEDRIKAVVVSGYLCTFKDSVMSIYHCEDNYIPGILKYGEMYDIACLVAPRPMLIESGTDDPIFPIKAVDYAYERVKKAYELLGVPQNLARDRFEGEHQISGRISYDWLFNELHQVTHEK, from the coding sequence ATGAGAGATGAAATGAGGCCATTGTATGCCATGGAGAAAGCTTATGATGAGCTGAAGCCGCTTTACGAATTTAATTTAAACCATCCGGGGGAATTTGAAGGCTGGAAAAGCGGTTTCAGGACCAAGCTTATAGAGCTTTTAGGTGGTTTTCCAGAGAAGGTTGATCTTAACCCTGAAGTAGTAGAAAAGGTGCATTTCAATGGCTATACCAGAGAGAAGGTGTTGTACCATACGGCGCCTTATGTTATGGCATCGGCCTATGTATTGATTCCTGATGGTATAGAAGATAGAGTTCCTGCTGTTTTAGCCCTGTGCGGCCATGGTTATGGCAATAAGGATATCGTGGGTATTAACGAGGATGGAACCGATAGAGATATGCCGCGTCCCCTTCCTGCAGGTTATCATAAGGATTTTGCCCTGGAGCTGGTGAGAAGAGGGATGGTAGTTATAGCGCCAGAGCCCATGGGTTTTGGGGAAAGGCGAGAAGAAGAAGACATAGCCAAAGGACCTCATGCTACGTCGTGTAGAAAAGCGTCTTTTTACGCTATGATGATGGGTAAAACCCTCATTGGCATGAGGGTATGGGACACTATAAGGGCATTGGATTACCTTCAGGAGAGGCCTGAGGTTGATCCTTACAGGATCGGCTGTATGGGTATATCAGGAGGAGGCATGATGGCCCTTTTTACTACAGCTGTTGAGGATAGGATTAAAGCGGTAGTGGTGAGCGGATACTTATGCACTTTTAAGGATTCGGTTATGTCTATTTATCACTGTGAGGACAACTATATACCTGGCATACTTAAATACGGTGAAATGTATGATATCGCCTGTCTTGTAGCGCCAAGGCCTATGCTTATAGAAAGTGGTACCGATGATCCTATCTTTCCAATAAAAGCCGTCGACTACGCTTATGAGAGAGTAAAAAAGGCCTATGAGCTCCTGGGTGTTCCTCAAAATCTGGCGAGAGATCGCTTTGAAGGAGAGCACCAGATCAGCGGCAGGATTTCCTATGACTGGCTTTTCAATGAGCTGCATCAGGTGACGCATGAAAAATAA
- a CDS encoding class I SAM-dependent rRNA methyltransferase: MATVILNRKTPDRTVLGHPWIYRTEIDRIEGEYKPGDIVDVIDKNKRFIGKGYINLKSMISIRLLTRKDEKIDEEFFRKRISDAWEYRKKVMDDLNSCRIIYGESDFLPALVVDKFGDYLVAQFLSLGMDIRKDMIVTLLEEIIKPKGIFERDDVPVREIEGLEQKKGYLRGFFEPIQVFTENNLRFYVDIQNGQKTGYFLDQKENRVSIAKYVKGARVLDCFCHTGSFAVHAAHYGAKEITAVDISDDALAMAEKNARLNSLEDRISFVCANVFDLLRQYVSQGKSYDVVILDPPAFTKSKNTVDSAIKGYKEINLRALKLINPGGFLITASCSQHISPELFRNVILDAAVDAKRCIRLVEERSQAKDHPILPGVPETRYLKFLIFQVL; the protein is encoded by the coding sequence ATGGCAACAGTTATATTAAACAGGAAAACTCCCGACAGGACAGTGCTTGGACATCCCTGGATATACCGCACAGAAATAGATCGCATTGAAGGTGAATACAAACCCGGCGATATAGTGGACGTCATCGATAAAAACAAACGGTTTATTGGGAAAGGTTATATAAATCTGAAATCCATGATCAGTATAAGGCTGCTCACGAGAAAAGATGAAAAGATCGATGAAGAGTTCTTCAGAAAGAGAATCTCCGATGCATGGGAATACAGAAAAAAAGTCATGGACGATTTGAACTCCTGCAGGATCATATACGGCGAATCCGATTTTTTGCCCGCCCTTGTTGTAGATAAATTCGGAGATTATCTGGTGGCTCAGTTTTTGTCTTTGGGCATGGATATTAGAAAAGATATGATAGTAACTCTTCTTGAAGAAATTATAAAACCCAAAGGCATATTCGAAAGGGATGACGTCCCTGTAAGAGAAATAGAAGGCCTGGAGCAAAAAAAAGGATACCTCAGAGGTTTTTTTGAGCCTATACAGGTATTTACTGAAAACAACCTCAGGTTTTATGTGGACATACAAAACGGTCAAAAGACGGGGTATTTTCTGGATCAAAAAGAAAACAGGGTTTCTATTGCAAAATATGTAAAAGGCGCCCGCGTTTTAGATTGCTTTTGCCATACCGGTTCCTTCGCCGTACACGCAGCCCACTACGGCGCGAAAGAAATAACCGCTGTAGATATATCCGATGATGCACTGGCTATGGCAGAAAAAAATGCCCGTTTAAACTCTCTAGAAGACAGAATATCCTTCGTGTGCGCCAATGTCTTTGATTTGCTACGCCAGTACGTAAGCCAAGGCAAGTCTTATGACGTGGTAATACTGGATCCGCCTGCATTTACCAAAAGCAAAAATACCGTAGATTCCGCCATAAAAGGGTACAAGGAGATAAACCTAAGGGCTTTAAAACTCATAAATCCCGGCGGTTTTCTGATAACAGCATCCTGTTCTCAACATATATCTCCAGAACTCTTTAGAAATGTGATACTGGATGCTGCCGTAGATGCAAAAAGATGCATAAGGCTGGTAGAGGAGAGGTCCCAGGCAAAGGACCATCCTATATTGCCAGGTGTGCCTGAGACCAGATACTTAAAATTCCTGATCTTTCAGGTATTGTAG
- a CDS encoding DNA-3-methyladenine glycosylase family protein, protein MNLKVEEVHGGIIVYDIDMDLKNTFECGQCFRWNAEPDGSYTGVAFEKVLNISKIGDRVLYLKETSKHDFEAIWYNYFDMGNDYDAVAKALKGDRVLDRAIEMGKGLRILRQDPWECLVSFIISANNRIPQIKRVIENICRLYGNPVDYMGSTYYTFPGPDRIANLSEKVLRETKCGFRAKYIIEAARMVQNGFDLNSVYEMSINEARLKLKEIPGVGDKVADCILLFAYGKTQAFPVDVWIKRVLTDLYGFSKNNIDDIRRFVKEKFGDYAGYAQQYLFYYMREKAM, encoded by the coding sequence ATGAATTTGAAGGTAGAAGAAGTACACGGAGGAATTATTGTATACGATATTGACATGGATCTTAAAAATACATTTGAGTGTGGTCAATGCTTTCGATGGAATGCTGAACCTGACGGGAGTTATACGGGAGTTGCTTTTGAAAAGGTTTTGAATATATCTAAAATCGGCGACAGAGTATTGTATTTAAAAGAGACGTCAAAGCACGATTTTGAGGCTATTTGGTACAATTATTTTGATATGGGAAATGATTATGATGCTGTTGCAAAAGCGCTAAAGGGCGATAGGGTGTTGGATAGAGCCATTGAGATGGGCAAGGGACTGAGGATATTAAGGCAGGATCCGTGGGAATGCCTTGTTTCATTTATAATTTCGGCGAATAACAGGATACCTCAAATAAAACGAGTTATTGAGAATATCTGCAGGCTTTATGGAAATCCCGTTGATTATATGGGGAGTACCTATTATACATTCCCGGGACCCGATCGTATTGCAAATCTTAGCGAGAAGGTTTTAAGAGAAACCAAGTGTGGTTTTAGGGCAAAGTACATTATAGAAGCTGCCAGGATGGTTCAAAATGGATTTGATTTAAATTCGGTTTATGAAATGAGCATAAATGAAGCAAGGCTAAAATTAAAAGAGATTCCTGGCGTTGGCGATAAAGTTGCTGACTGCATATTACTTTTTGCATATGGCAAGACACAGGCCTTTCCTGTAGATGTATGGATAAAAAGAGTGCTTACAGATCTCTATGGCTTCAGTAAGAATAATATCGATGACATAAGGCGTTTTGTTAAAGAAAAATTTGGAGACTATGCAGGTTATGCTCAGCAGTATCTTTTTTATTATATGAGAGAAAAGGCCATGTAA
- a CDS encoding HutP family protein codes for MKSIDVAKVAIKMAISSREEEELLKQRYKERGIKAVAVDFGGDFNGSIKKILERAAVAARREGVVEDTHVGEGAIVGVTREALSQIAPKAFGLNVGGKIGIARWGEHLSVAIFFEIGLLNLNEVAIGLAHRSLPV; via the coding sequence ATGAAAAGCATTGACGTGGCTAAAGTAGCCATAAAGATGGCTATATCGAGTCGTGAAGAAGAAGAGTTACTAAAGCAAAGGTACAAAGAAAGAGGAATAAAAGCTGTAGCAGTAGACTTTGGTGGGGATTTTAATGGATCTATAAAAAAAATATTGGAGAGGGCAGCTGTGGCAGCCCGTAGAGAAGGTGTTGTGGAAGACACCCATGTAGGAGAAGGGGCTATTGTAGGAGTGACGAGAGAAGCATTATCACAGATTGCCCCAAAGGCTTTTGGATTAAATGTGGGAGGTAAGATCGGCATTGCCAGATGGGGTGAGCATCTGAGCGTAGCTATTTTCTTTGAAATAGGCCTTTTGAATCTCAACGAAGTGGCTATAGGACTTGCACACAGGTCGTTGCCCGTATAA
- a CDS encoding F0F1 ATP synthase subunit A — MDVGPKVVFTIPLFKGIPVTDTVVVTWIIMAILIVLMILLTRRFEEVPRGAQNVLEIIVESINNLTRQLIGEKWRSFAPYFGTVAIFLVFANIIGVIGFKPPTRDISLTAALAVMTMAIYIGAYIKYKGFKNWLVSFVKPIPLLGILDLFTRPLSLTVRLYGNILAGVIIMELIYRVIPIVIPAALSLYFDFFDGFIQMLIFVFLSMLYVSEAVNEHEI; from the coding sequence TTGGATGTAGGGCCTAAAGTGGTTTTCACTATTCCTCTGTTTAAAGGGATTCCCGTCACTGATACTGTGGTCGTCACGTGGATTATAATGGCTATATTGATCGTGTTGATGATCCTGCTGACGAGAAGATTTGAAGAGGTTCCTCGTGGCGCTCAAAATGTGCTTGAAATTATAGTAGAGTCCATAAACAATTTAACCAGACAACTAATCGGAGAAAAATGGCGGTCATTTGCCCCTTATTTTGGTACTGTGGCGATATTCCTTGTTTTTGCTAACATCATAGGAGTTATAGGTTTTAAGCCGCCCACAAGAGACATAAGCTTAACGGCGGCCTTAGCAGTTATGACTATGGCTATTTATATAGGAGCTTATATAAAATACAAGGGCTTTAAAAATTGGCTGGTGTCTTTTGTGAAACCTATTCCTCTCTTAGGCATTTTAGACCTTTTTACAAGGCCTCTATCTCTTACGGTTCGACTTTATGGGAATATACTGGCAGGCGTTATAATTATGGAACTGATATACAGGGTTATACCTATTGTAATACCTGCAGCGTTAAGCCTTTATTTCGATTTCTTTGACGGTTTTATTCAGATGCTTATTTTTGTATTTCTGAGCATGTTGTATGTCTCTGAAGCTGTTAATGAACACGAGATCTAG
- the atpE gene encoding ATP synthase F0 subunit C encodes MSLVAIGAAIAALTGLGAGVGIGIATAKATEAVARQPEASGKINQIFLLGVALSEATAIYGLLVAILIMFVVK; translated from the coding sequence ATGTCATTGGTAGCAATTGGAGCAGCAATAGCAGCTTTGACAGGCCTCGGCGCCGGTGTAGGTATTGGAATAGCTACTGCTAAAGCTACTGAGGCTGTAGCACGTCAGCCAGAAGCATCGGGCAAAATAAACCAGATATTCCTGCTGGGTGTGGCGTTATCCGAGGCAACAGCCATATATGGTCTTTTGGTTGCTATACTTATAATGTTTGTGGTGAAATGA
- the atpF gene encoding F0F1 ATP synthase subunit B, whose translation MIDFTSWTFYFEIANLIILYLVFRKYLFKPVTNFMDKRTAKIEESLREAQEKLSEADEIKRSYEKELADIREKSRELIEQARQQAMKTHEEIVNEAKKQAELIISQAREQIERDRQKALDEMKDEIVDISIKIATKVINQQLDFVKDEVYIDKLLHEEGLELWPR comes from the coding sequence TTGATTGACTTTACCAGCTGGACCTTTTATTTTGAGATTGCAAACCTTATAATCCTTTATTTGGTCTTTAGAAAGTACCTTTTTAAACCTGTGACCAATTTTATGGATAAACGCACAGCGAAAATTGAAGAATCATTGAGAGAGGCACAAGAGAAGTTATCTGAAGCCGATGAAATCAAGCGAAGCTATGAAAAAGAATTGGCAGACATCAGAGAAAAATCCAGGGAATTAATAGAACAGGCAAGGCAGCAGGCCATGAAAACCCATGAAGAGATCGTAAATGAAGCTAAAAAGCAGGCTGAGCTTATTATATCTCAGGCCAGGGAGCAGATAGAGCGCGACAGACAGAAGGCTTTGGATGAGATGAAAGACGAGATAGTTGACATAAGCATAAAGATTGCTACAAAGGTTATAAATCAACAGCTGGATTTTGTTAAAGATGAAGTGTACATCGATAAATTACTCCATGAGGAAGGTCTGGAGCTATGGCCGAGATAA